TCAGAGTACCTGGTGGAAGCAAGACCCGCGTAGCTCCTGATTGTGTTAACCAGGCGTAGCCAACGGGTAGATTGTGTTGCGTTTTTGTAACTTGacgtttcttcttcttttttttttagccacgGTTCGGCCTGGAAACGTTGTGTTAAAAAACCAGCTGTCTGCATTCGGTGAATACGTGGCTGAGATTCTCCCAAAGTATGTTCAGCAAGTCCAGGTGAGTGATGTGCAACGGTGAGATGTTCTTCGGGTTTAAATACCATTGTTTTATCTAAATCGATTTGTATCTTGGCAGGCTTGTATTGGCGCATGTTTCAGGCACATGACTCCATGACatcattaataacaaaaatgaccaTTTTCTAATTTGTACCGATGTGGCCTTTTGGTGTATAATCCAGATCCTGTTGACCCCAATACAATTTCTTCTACCCTTTTGCAGGCTTCAAAGACGTGCTTTATCATCTATTATATTAGTTTTATTCTAATTCTGGCCCAGGTGTTGTACGGCTCCCTCACTGTACCTGCCTGTAGCACTTTGTCTAGAGTTTGTTAAATATTCCTGCTTTCACCAAACTGGCTACTTTAACGCTTTTTGTTCTACTTTTACCATCTCTGTTTCAGGTGACATGCTTTGATGAACTGGAGATAATGATTCACCCGGATGGCGTGGTGCCCGTCATTACATTTCTTCGGGATCACACCAATGCTCAGTTCAAATCCTTAGCAGATCTTACTGCTGTTGATATACCCACAAGAACTAACCGTTTTGAGGTAAAAGCACAAAGAAcgctgattaaaaaaaattagacattGCTCTGACTAAATAGGTAAATTTTCATCTTCTatgactggaaaaaaaaatcctgaaggGGGCGCAGATCGTCTTtgtgaaaattaaataataataatataatataataatataattaataaaatatgtgatgGCACAAAGAAAAGGGAGTAGGATCGGCCATAATGGTGTTTGCAGTCTCTTTCGGTCTGAGGTGCtgtgaaaatattattatatattattatatatttaaatggaaaaaataatcagtatAGTTACAGGTTGTAGGTTGTTTTAAACAAGTAGGtagtttttaactaaaataactaGGCTCATTTAATAAATGGTGtgttctttacatttttctctTGTATTAGCAACTGTCATTTTTTGCCAGTATTGTTCTAGCATAGCAGTCCTATACAAATACTCTCTTTACTGAAAGGTTATTCCACGTACCAACTACATCTTTTAGTACATAAGAGCTGAGCTTGTCCTTTAAAACATAAATTCTTATTCTCGTATTATTATAGTTTTCGTACTCTGGGACTCATCGGGTAAATCTTTTTGTGTGATGCCCGTGTCATTCTTGCCATGTTTTTCCATCTTTTTAGATTGTTTACAATTTCCTGTCTCTGCGATTTAATTCCCGTATCCGTGTGAAGACGTACGCAGATGAGCTGACGCCCATCGAGTCGATCGTGTCCTTACACCAGGCAGCAAATTGGTATGAAAGAGAGGTGAGCCCCCTTATTCACAAAGCTTCATAATGATTGCTAACGACTCCGTTCTCTCACTTACATGGCGATGAGGGAATTGTGGTTGTTGCAGATAATAGGGAGGCGTTCTTCATCCAATAGATTTTGCTCTTCTGAGACATGTTTTCGGGAAGCTCTGGTTGTCTGTTTATTACTGACTCTGTAATATGGTTTCTGAGATTGTCCCTGAAATATTCCCAGGGACAACAGAATATTTCCCAGGCCTTCTTGGCCACAAATTATTCTGAGGATTGGGTTTAGCAGCACTGTTTAGCAGAGCCAAATCTGTTCACAGTTTGTAATGAGTTGATTTGAGgggaaatactttatttttccaGCTCTTTTATACTCTACCTGTTTTCATGATCACAGTATGTAAGTAGAAATTACGTTGTGACTCCCCCCATACTGCTACACATAGCCTAGTCATCGAGACACTTGGTCACGGAGACGAAGTGCAGAAAGGATTCATTGTGTTGTCATTTTATGGTTATTGCATCCCTTTTGATGATCTTGGTCTTCTAGGTGGACATCCCTGTTTGTACCGGTCAAACCCACAGCTCTGTTTTTCTCGTTTAGGTTTGGGACATGTATGGGGTATTCTTTGCCAATCATCCTGACTTGAGGAGAATCTTGACAGACTACGGCTTTGAGGGACATCCTTTCCGCAAAGATTTTCCCCTTTCTGGATATGTTGAGGTAGGGTCTTTTTGCCGCTTTTGCTTTACAAGTACACAAATCGCTATAAGGTGTATAAGGTCATATTTACTACAACGTGGTTGATCCGTGCCTTCCCG
The nucleotide sequence above comes from Spea bombifrons isolate aSpeBom1 chromosome 10, aSpeBom1.2.pri, whole genome shotgun sequence. Encoded proteins:
- the NDUFS3 gene encoding NADH dehydrogenase [ubiquinone] iron-sulfur protein 3, mitochondrial, which codes for MMLAGVRAARNLLRGGSALRVLPQVRYEGTTSETKPTVRPGNVVLKNQLSAFGEYVAEILPKYVQQVQVTCFDELEIMIHPDGVVPVITFLRDHTNAQFKSLADLTAVDIPTRTNRFEIVYNFLSLRFNSRIRVKTYADELTPIESIVSLHQAANWYEREVWDMYGVFFANHPDLRRILTDYGFEGHPFRKDFPLSGYVEVRYDDEVKRVVAEPVQLAQEFRKFDLSNPWEAFPSHREPEESPKLESGENKEAK